A single genomic interval of Salinarchaeum sp. IM2453 harbors:
- a CDS encoding DEAD/DEAH box helicase, translating into MQSIKEVSDRLDDDLQRYIESTYHLRHPRLLKERRALMNEGATSTEPWVEATPSYISGKKLRNLGLPDSVVEILKDLEDDDLDIFDPPYKHQADALQSFFNDEDDLIVSTGTGSGKTEIFLYSILGQLAQEAERGTTSEQRGIRTLILYPMNALVADQLSRMRLLFGDKSGADTIENYMGRRVQFGMYTSRTPYHGEYNVDKNDRMVKPVIKRYVELQEENPELYQELKRKGRIPAKDLKGFRNFNPSSKREKFWTQPSDRELFTRQEMHSPNEHGGTPDILITNYSMLEYMLLRPIEQPLFQDTREWLQADDKNELNIVLDEAHLYRGAQGAEVALLLNRLLQNLQVSRDRIRFILTSATMGENVEEAAPEFAAQLTAGHSEEFAVIEGTQREYDGGSTSNARVAELLKRIGYQLEDRSKIRNLASERGWDQLTVDSIEETRAYLAEQLETDPLFREAHSYLREDPLPLSDLAEELFPDVESDLAREATGNLLYLCTEAREGAEQALLPTRLHMFLKGLPAQYACVNPECSGRRVTEGENLLGRIYENPHTTCPECGSRVFELISHRTCGAAYLRAYRRSDDTGKHTFLWTNPKNSSNLDELHLLVEEPRTDPDPKHEHNRSLAETTQSKPLDISSGHLMDWQDINEADEDSHIEVYIPTEEPPDEDAAWSWTRCPACGIEERRQNGETKIEDLVTKGEEPFANIVRSMFGIQPKDPFKDDFPNEGRKVLCFSDGRQKAARLARDLQSNVELDSFREVITDIIANTDEEITMDRLFAEFAVYCHKNNIVFFDDSDERTDQEGVQYEGSRSRFERIQRRLEEITDEFFLESIDDIPKRENACQAISDLDRPRQYDEALLRSLGDEYYSIPAALIGYLAPTESLMEKLNEQVPTIDTDLLQSILIESLRNACEQRAFDLDIDTIRRSKSYTYNNWMEPDEAGADEVIPKYVRESVGDEVLEDEWNELQRALMTNQPALFKIDAHGNYFVNPEATRIELRLDKNWYRCQGCYRFSIVSLNGECPHEGCTGTLTEVGDDDIHLEARKGLLRNPPQQVKRGQKDPLTIRSEEHSAQLSAKDNSEAFSRSEEYELLFQDILVGDSEADQPIDVLSCTTTMEVGIDIGSLTGVAMRTVPPGPENYEQRAGRAGRRGAGLSTIITFADNSPHESYYFNNPEEMITSEGNEPIIYAGNKKIARRHINASLLARYFDPSNIETSADVFRSLSTTQEFFEGDGDQTLDDFEDWISDQVLQQSSPVVARLGGLLPDALGEDFPDNWREPFIRETAQEFLDELRELQSRANWEEKSGTDEDLLSVLLDAALLPTFSFPTDVCDFTVRANERGANRPKTKYETSRDLKQALSTYVPGREIVIDKKTYESYGLYFKFADNPVNRADGVDWDDLDHLNWCPNCETVYDEQEVSLEEQEITCPVCAEAKITSLQMHTPSAFAPEVDHRTDTPEEGSRYTEDRVYATQPKYPLTPTSQDARGATEMANQKQFGPSTVGRLNDEELLIANFGPDDEGFEVCVKCGAVSRDGELENPHNRPYPKDPRFLGEYEWDDQCSGSSVTTSFSHTFNSDLTVFQIPLNEKMEFVPNAEWFETAGQSLAEALVMGASRALGIEDEELEGGFRSRSAEYVDQDDVRGVIEIFLFDTTSGGAGFSTKVWDEFNTVLAETRSILEGCSCDSACHNCLQRYENRHLHDSLDRHQGLALLDYAETGDPPTLSTDKIESLVQQFERSLRLKESNIDIVQSGSEADVWSASLNGESITFGIRSSLRRDRSTTSPTIDEDFSDYDLSKRLPNVVYSVVNRIQ; encoded by the coding sequence ATGCAATCTATCAAAGAAGTATCCGACAGACTGGATGACGATCTGCAAAGGTACATCGAATCAACATATCACCTTCGCCATCCCAGGTTGTTAAAAGAACGAAGAGCACTGATGAACGAAGGGGCGACCTCGACCGAACCTTGGGTCGAAGCCACACCCTCTTACATTTCTGGGAAAAAACTCAGAAATCTTGGCCTCCCCGATTCTGTTGTTGAGATTCTGAAAGATCTTGAAGATGATGATCTTGACATCTTCGATCCGCCTTACAAGCACCAGGCAGACGCGTTGCAGTCTTTTTTCAACGACGAAGACGACCTAATTGTCTCGACAGGAACTGGATCAGGGAAAACCGAGATTTTCCTGTATTCAATCTTGGGACAATTGGCACAGGAGGCGGAGCGCGGAACTACCTCGGAACAACGGGGCATTCGAACCCTAATTCTCTATCCAATGAATGCACTTGTTGCAGACCAGTTGTCCCGGATGCGACTGCTGTTCGGCGACAAATCTGGTGCAGATACGATTGAGAACTACATGGGGCGTCGTGTGCAGTTCGGGATGTACACCAGCCGGACCCCGTATCACGGAGAATATAACGTGGACAAAAATGACCGGATGGTCAAGCCAGTGATCAAACGGTACGTGGAACTCCAAGAGGAGAATCCCGAACTCTATCAGGAGCTAAAACGTAAGGGACGAATTCCCGCCAAAGACCTCAAAGGGTTCCGAAATTTCAATCCATCAAGTAAGCGTGAGAAATTCTGGACCCAGCCTAGTGATCGAGAGTTATTCACTCGCCAAGAGATGCATTCACCGAACGAACACGGTGGCACACCGGACATCCTAATCACGAACTACTCGATGCTTGAATATATGCTGCTCCGGCCGATCGAGCAGCCGCTCTTTCAAGACACCCGTGAGTGGCTTCAGGCCGACGATAAGAACGAACTAAACATTGTTCTCGACGAAGCCCACCTTTATCGTGGAGCTCAAGGTGCAGAGGTGGCACTCCTTCTGAACCGGCTCCTGCAGAATCTCCAGGTATCCCGTGACCGCATCCGATTTATATTAACGAGTGCGACAATGGGGGAAAACGTAGAGGAGGCGGCGCCTGAGTTCGCAGCTCAACTCACAGCTGGCCACTCTGAGGAATTTGCGGTGATCGAGGGAACACAGAGAGAATACGATGGTGGTTCAACAAGTAACGCCCGGGTTGCTGAACTACTCAAACGGATCGGATACCAACTTGAAGACCGGTCCAAAATCCGGAACTTGGCAAGCGAACGGGGTTGGGATCAACTGACAGTAGACTCAATTGAAGAGACAAGAGCATATTTAGCCGAACAGTTGGAAACGGACCCCTTATTCCGGGAAGCGCATAGCTATCTCCGTGAGGATCCGCTGCCGCTCTCGGATTTGGCAGAAGAACTGTTTCCCGACGTAGAATCTGACCTTGCGCGTGAGGCAACAGGCAATCTCCTGTATCTTTGTACCGAAGCGCGTGAAGGTGCAGAACAAGCCCTGCTTCCTACCCGCCTTCATATGTTCTTGAAAGGGTTGCCAGCGCAGTATGCCTGTGTCAATCCTGAATGTTCTGGTCGTCGTGTGACTGAAGGGGAGAATCTCTTGGGCCGTATATATGAGAATCCTCACACGACCTGCCCAGAATGTGGAAGCAGGGTCTTCGAATTGATCAGTCACCGGACCTGTGGTGCAGCGTATCTCCGTGCTTATCGTCGATCGGATGACACGGGGAAACACACGTTCCTATGGACGAACCCCAAGAACAGCTCAAACTTGGATGAACTTCACCTCCTTGTCGAAGAGCCGCGGACAGATCCTGACCCGAAACACGAGCATAACCGCTCTCTGGCAGAGACGACACAATCAAAGCCTCTGGATATATCTTCCGGGCATTTGATGGACTGGCAGGACATCAATGAAGCCGATGAGGACTCACATATTGAGGTATACATTCCAACTGAGGAGCCGCCAGATGAAGATGCAGCGTGGAGTTGGACGCGGTGTCCTGCCTGCGGGATCGAAGAACGAAGACAGAACGGCGAGACAAAAATCGAAGATTTGGTCACAAAGGGTGAAGAGCCGTTTGCGAACATTGTCCGATCAATGTTCGGTATCCAGCCCAAAGACCCGTTCAAGGATGATTTCCCTAACGAAGGGCGGAAAGTACTGTGCTTCTCCGACGGTCGTCAGAAGGCAGCCCGGTTAGCCCGGGATCTACAATCTAATGTAGAACTCGACTCATTCAGGGAAGTCATTACCGACATCATTGCAAACACAGACGAGGAAATCACTATGGATCGTCTGTTCGCTGAATTTGCTGTCTATTGCCACAAGAACAACATTGTGTTCTTCGATGACAGCGACGAGCGGACAGATCAGGAGGGTGTGCAGTATGAAGGATCCCGTTCGCGTTTTGAGCGGATCCAGCGACGGCTCGAGGAGATTACGGACGAATTCTTCCTTGAGTCGATCGACGACATCCCGAAACGGGAGAACGCTTGTCAGGCGATCTCTGATCTTGATCGGCCAAGGCAGTATGATGAGGCACTCCTTCGATCACTCGGTGATGAATACTACTCCATTCCAGCTGCCTTGATTGGATACCTTGCGCCCACGGAGTCTCTGATGGAAAAGCTCAATGAACAAGTTCCTACCATCGATACCGATCTGCTTCAGAGCATCTTGATTGAATCGCTGCGAAATGCCTGTGAACAACGAGCATTCGACCTTGATATTGACACGATCCGCCGCTCAAAGTCATATACATACAACAACTGGATGGAACCAGACGAAGCAGGGGCTGACGAAGTTATTCCGAAGTATGTCCGCGAATCTGTTGGTGACGAAGTTTTAGAAGACGAATGGAACGAACTACAACGAGCGCTGATGACGAACCAGCCGGCGCTATTTAAAATCGATGCTCATGGGAACTACTTCGTCAATCCCGAGGCAACTCGTATCGAACTCCGGCTTGATAAGAACTGGTATCGCTGTCAGGGATGCTACCGGTTTTCTATCGTCTCGCTGAACGGTGAGTGTCCTCACGAGGGGTGTACTGGCACACTGACCGAAGTCGGCGATGACGACATCCATCTCGAAGCACGGAAGGGCCTTCTCCGTAACCCACCGCAACAAGTCAAACGCGGTCAGAAGGATCCGTTGACGATCCGATCAGAAGAACACTCTGCACAGTTGAGCGCTAAAGATAATTCCGAGGCGTTCTCTCGGTCTGAAGAGTACGAACTCCTTTTCCAAGATATCCTAGTCGGTGATTCAGAAGCTGACCAACCGATCGATGTGCTGAGTTGCACAACGACAATGGAGGTCGGTATTGACATCGGCAGCTTGACTGGGGTTGCCATGCGGACAGTACCGCCTGGACCGGAAAACTATGAACAGCGTGCAGGTCGTGCAGGGCGCCGAGGAGCAGGATTATCCACGATCATCACATTTGCCGATAACTCCCCACACGAATCTTACTACTTCAATAACCCCGAGGAAATGATCACAAGCGAAGGCAACGAACCAATTATCTACGCAGGAAACAAGAAAATCGCTCGGCGGCATATTAACGCATCTCTCCTGGCTAGATATTTTGATCCCTCTAACATCGAAACCAGTGCTGACGTATTCCGTTCATTAAGCACTACCCAAGAATTCTTTGAGGGAGATGGAGATCAAACGTTAGACGACTTTGAAGACTGGATAAGCGACCAGGTGTTACAGCAGTCGTCGCCGGTGGTCGCTCGTCTCGGTGGTCTTCTGCCCGATGCATTAGGCGAAGACTTCCCAGATAACTGGCGGGAACCGTTTATTCGTGAAACAGCTCAGGAATTCCTCGACGAGTTGCGAGAGCTTCAATCACGAGCTAACTGGGAAGAAAAGTCAGGCACAGACGAAGATCTCCTCTCAGTACTCCTTGACGCAGCTTTACTTCCGACATTCTCTTTCCCAACAGATGTCTGTGACTTCACAGTCCGTGCGAACGAACGCGGCGCAAACAGACCGAAGACAAAATACGAAACCTCACGTGACCTGAAACAAGCGCTCTCAACTTATGTCCCCGGCAGAGAGATTGTTATTGACAAGAAGACTTACGAGTCATATGGACTCTACTTCAAATTCGCAGACAACCCGGTGAACCGGGCTGACGGTGTCGACTGGGATGATCTAGATCACCTCAATTGGTGTCCTAACTGCGAGACGGTTTACGATGAACAAGAGGTGAGTCTGGAAGAACAAGAGATTACCTGTCCAGTCTGCGCCGAAGCTAAAATCACCTCGCTTCAGATGCACACCCCTTCCGCCTTTGCTCCCGAAGTGGACCACAGAACTGACACCCCTGAGGAAGGCTCTCGTTATACTGAGGACCGCGTCTATGCTACACAACCGAAGTACCCCCTGACTCCAACATCACAGGATGCCAGAGGAGCAACGGAGATGGCCAATCAGAAACAATTCGGGCCGTCTACTGTCGGTCGGCTCAATGATGAGGAACTTCTCATTGCGAACTTTGGTCCTGACGACGAGGGATTCGAAGTGTGTGTGAAGTGTGGCGCTGTAAGCCGAGACGGTGAATTAGAAAATCCGCATAATCGTCCGTACCCGAAAGATCCGCGATTCCTCGGAGAGTACGAATGGGACGACCAATGTTCTGGATCTTCTGTCACAACGAGTTTCAGCCATACATTCAACAGCGACCTCACGGTGTTCCAGATCCCGCTTAACGAAAAGATGGAGTTCGTCCCTAACGCTGAATGGTTTGAGACGGCTGGCCAGTCGCTCGCTGAGGCATTAGTAATGGGTGCATCGCGAGCGCTTGGTATCGAAGACGAGGAACTGGAAGGCGGGTTCCGAAGTCGGTCCGCCGAATACGTGGATCAAGATGATGTGCGTGGCGTTATCGAGATTTTCCTCTTTGATACTACCTCGGGAGGTGCTGGGTTCTCTACAAAAGTCTGGGACGAGTTCAATACGGTCTTAGCTGAAACACGGTCTATTTTGGAAGGCTGTAGCTGCGATTCTGCATGTCATAACTGTCTGCAGCGATACGAAAACAGACATCTTCACGACTCGCTCGATCGGCATCAAGGGTTGGCCCTGTTGGACTACGCCGAAACAGGGGATCCCCCAACGCTGTCTACGGACAAGATCGAAAGCCTTGTTCAGCAATTCGAACGGTCATTGCGTCTCAAAGAAAGTAACATTGATATTGTCCAGTCTGGTAGTGAGGCAGATGTCTGGTCTGCAAGTTTGAATGGAGAGTCGATTACATTTGGTATACGTTCGAGCCTGCGCCGAGACCGATCAACTACGTCACCAACAATAGATGAGGACTTTTCGGATTACGATCTTTCAAAGCGTCTTCCGAATGTTGTCTATTCGGTGGTTAATCGGATCCAATGA
- a CDS encoding helix-turn-helix domain-containing protein produces MRPRVPWMNETDDAILEFYQELEQAGFRIALPPTAVWVNITQELGMLDKARNTVSRRMKKLNEMGLLEITDEKRRYYRITDKGIAYLEGELEYDDLVLPEDS; encoded by the coding sequence ATGCGACCGCGGGTACCGTGGATGAATGAAACTGATGACGCCATTCTTGAGTTTTATCAAGAACTTGAGCAGGCAGGATTTAGGATTGCACTTCCGCCCACGGCCGTCTGGGTGAATATAACCCAAGAGCTCGGGATGCTTGATAAAGCAAGAAACACGGTCTCGCGTCGAATGAAGAAGCTCAACGAAATGGGACTGCTTGAGATTACTGACGAAAAAAGACGCTATTACCGAATTACCGACAAAGGAATTGCTTATCTTGAGGGAGAACTCGAATACGATGATCTCGTTCTTCCCGAAGATTCCTAA
- a CDS encoding PD-(D/E)XK nuclease family protein, giving the protein MVNNSPASHVDWSYSTARLYHKCPRQFYYQHRQREEKDTGYETQSSTAVQPPGARIGSVVHDCIAEKIEHWRNSSKRTLQDSQEAAAASLQQYVAENSDEIRDSHFTDEDEFDPDEFAQSLIQTAQSHIKTFFQVIWPQFNSHRYITHEITRSFSVDEHTVWVRPDFCTRSQEGDLVITDWKTGAVDRFSEPTLQVLTYALWAHREYEPDLDRILVQLVHTKHGEFDRTRPDRVDLDSIKNQIRTDREDWTTFQSMNDYQPDPETEKCKYCTFLDRCDAGQMCIDKGPD; this is encoded by the coding sequence ATGGTGAATAACTCTCCAGCCTCTCACGTCGACTGGTCGTACTCCACCGCGAGACTATATCACAAATGTCCGCGCCAGTTCTATTATCAACACCGCCAACGGGAGGAAAAAGACACTGGCTATGAAACCCAGTCGTCAACAGCAGTCCAGCCCCCAGGTGCACGAATTGGATCTGTTGTCCATGATTGTATTGCCGAAAAAATAGAACATTGGCGAAACAGTTCAAAGAGAACGCTGCAGGATAGTCAGGAAGCCGCAGCTGCGAGCCTTCAGCAGTACGTAGCGGAGAACAGTGACGAGATTAGAGACAGTCACTTTACGGACGAAGACGAGTTTGACCCGGATGAATTTGCCCAGTCACTGATACAGACTGCTCAAAGCCATATTAAAACATTCTTCCAAGTGATATGGCCTCAATTCAATTCACACCGATATATCACACATGAGATAACTCGTTCGTTCAGTGTTGATGAACATACTGTTTGGGTACGTCCTGATTTCTGCACCCGGAGTCAAGAGGGTGATCTCGTTATCACGGACTGGAAAACGGGTGCAGTTGATCGGTTCAGCGAACCAACTCTTCAAGTCTTGACGTATGCTTTGTGGGCCCACAGAGAGTATGAGCCCGATTTAGACCGCATTCTTGTACAACTCGTTCACACAAAACACGGAGAGTTCGACCGAACACGACCAGACCGAGTTGACCTCGACTCTATTAAAAACCAGATACGTACTGATAGAGAGGACTGGACAACGTTCCAGTCCATGAACGATTATCAGCCCGATCCCGAGACAGAGAAGTGCAAATATTGTACGTTCCTCGACCGCTGTGACGCCGGGCAAATGTGCATTGACAAAGGACCAGATTAA
- a CDS encoding tyrosine-type recombinase/integrase, with translation MGSRKRQKLERLQERIAESEELSEADRDALQTFDQELALRSSQYSTPRHIKLLRHCTIMAEEAGGLAEALSDKSATKNIVHWINKNYDNEETNRDYRVALRVFGRRATDENGSDPPATIDWVSSGTSKSYKPEPDPAKMLKWDDDIQPMIEACDNSRDRAMIAVAWDLGARSGEFRSIRVGDVSDHKHGTKVTVDGKTGQRSVLLIPSTPYLTRWLEDHPRSDDSTAPLWCSLSDGSEISYQMFRKIFRGSAQDAGVNKPVTLTNFRKSSASYLASQGLNQAHIEDHHGWVRGSDVASRYVKVFAEESDRELARAHGVDVSEDEPDPIAPMTCPRCGQETPREKDFCVWCSQALDQDAVKKINREKQQARAELLKLAREDPSILEDLENAERVLNLVEEDPTVLDEADRFLDALSSG, from the coding sequence ATGGGTAGTCGCAAACGCCAGAAGTTGGAACGGCTTCAGGAACGAATTGCCGAGTCTGAAGAATTGTCTGAAGCTGATCGGGATGCGCTGCAGACCTTCGATCAGGAACTTGCACTCCGTTCGAGTCAATACAGTACTCCCCGCCACATCAAATTGCTTCGACACTGTACGATTATGGCCGAGGAGGCCGGCGGCCTTGCCGAGGCCCTGTCCGACAAATCTGCCACAAAGAACATCGTCCACTGGATCAACAAAAACTACGACAACGAGGAAACCAACCGGGACTACCGGGTCGCACTCCGGGTCTTTGGTCGTCGGGCGACCGATGAGAATGGGAGTGATCCACCGGCGACAATTGACTGGGTGTCCTCGGGGACATCCAAATCCTACAAGCCCGAACCGGATCCAGCAAAGATGCTCAAGTGGGACGACGACATCCAGCCAATGATTGAGGCCTGCGACAACTCCCGGGACCGAGCGATGATCGCCGTCGCATGGGATCTCGGTGCTCGGTCTGGTGAGTTTCGGTCGATTCGCGTTGGTGACGTCAGCGACCACAAACACGGAACAAAGGTGACCGTCGACGGAAAGACTGGTCAGCGGTCTGTGCTGTTGATTCCCAGTACGCCGTACCTGACCCGCTGGCTCGAAGACCATCCACGGAGCGACGACAGTACTGCGCCGCTGTGGTGTTCGCTGTCCGATGGCTCCGAGATCTCCTACCAGATGTTCCGCAAAATCTTTCGTGGCAGTGCTCAGGACGCTGGCGTTAATAAGCCGGTGACGCTGACCAACTTCCGCAAGTCTTCGGCGTCCTATCTGGCCTCGCAGGGACTCAATCAAGCCCACATTGAGGACCATCACGGCTGGGTTCGAGGAAGTGACGTTGCCTCTCGATATGTCAAGGTCTTTGCCGAGGAAAGCGACCGGGAGCTGGCCAGAGCCCACGGTGTCGACGTGAGTGAGGACGAGCCGGACCCGATCGCCCCGATGACCTGCCCGCGATGTGGACAAGAAACGCCTCGTGAGAAAGACTTCTGTGTCTGGTGCTCGCAAGCACTTGATCAGGATGCTGTCAAAAAGATCAACCGAGAAAAGCAACAAGCCAGAGCCGAGTTGCTCAAACTCGCTCGTGAAGACCCGTCGATTCTGGAGGACCTCGAAAATGCTGAACGAGTCCTTAATCTCGTTGAGGAAGACCCGACTGTCCTCGACGAGGCTGATCGGTTCCTGGACGCTCTGAGCAGTGGCTGA
- a CDS encoding PadR family transcriptional regulator has translation MSRNDSSGQKSPDTEVVSLNNCSVCHFTDGSSGEGQDKHNSKPREHTANSSSSILPDGGTGYTDLSGFQRDILLTTLVIARDSTTDTSGTNIQDYLEARYGEEINHSRLYKNIHRLTDLGLLSKSTIDGRTNCYELTTEGTRLLSQQLNELVCALSSGEADTHQIGINDRQLSVSQELEFHCLIEGKEDE, from the coding sequence ATGTCAAGAAACGACTCATCGGGACAAAAAAGTCCCGACACGGAAGTTGTATCGCTTAATAACTGTTCGGTGTGTCACTTTACCGATGGAAGCTCTGGAGAAGGTCAAGACAAACATAATTCAAAACCTCGCGAGCATACAGCCAACTCCTCCAGCAGTATTCTTCCGGATGGTGGCACCGGATACACAGATCTCAGTGGTTTTCAGCGTGATATCTTGTTGACGACACTGGTCATAGCTAGAGACTCAACAACTGATACTTCCGGTACAAACATTCAGGACTATCTTGAAGCTCGTTACGGTGAAGAAATCAACCACAGTCGCTTGTATAAGAACATACATAGACTGACCGATCTCGGGCTACTCAGCAAGTCCACAATCGACGGACGAACTAATTGCTACGAGTTGACAACTGAAGGCACGAGACTACTTTCCCAACAGCTTAACGAGCTTGTTTGCGCCCTCAGTTCTGGCGAAGCAGATACTCACCAGATAGGAATCAACGATAGACAGCTGAGTGTTTCACAGGAATTGGAATTCCACTGCTTAATTGAGGGGAAAGAAGATGAATGA